The following are from one region of the Archangium lipolyticum genome:
- a CDS encoding VOC family protein translates to MNIIGPDALVFGVDDVAACCQYLLDYGLRGVDVNAQGGRFEALDGTHIVIKHHSDPSLPPAMGTASQLRETVYGVADNATLELIATELGRDREVRRDAHGRLHTVDDMGFALAFQVTVRRPLTLAGETVNAPGNPAQRPVNVIGVDPTREALPRTLSHVVYFVPDSAKAEAFYVKRLGFVCTDRFTGVGPFLRPAGTNDHHTLFMIQTPPQMKGVEHFTFHMGGPTEVMLAGTRFVEKGYQSFWGPGRHRFGSNWFWYFNSPLGCHVEYDADMDQHDQRWSAREAPMSADASQLFLFQHRAKWAPGGPPPPGAPGKH, encoded by the coding sequence ATGAACATCATCGGACCCGACGCACTGGTCTTCGGCGTCGACGACGTGGCCGCCTGCTGCCAGTACCTGCTGGACTACGGCCTGCGCGGCGTGGACGTGAACGCGCAGGGCGGCCGCTTCGAGGCCCTCGATGGCACGCACATCGTCATCAAGCACCACTCCGACCCCAGTCTGCCGCCCGCCATGGGCACCGCCAGCCAACTGCGCGAAACCGTCTACGGCGTGGCCGACAACGCGACCCTGGAGCTCATCGCCACGGAGCTCGGCCGCGACCGCGAGGTGCGCCGCGATGCCCATGGCCGCCTGCACACGGTGGACGACATGGGCTTCGCGCTGGCCTTCCAGGTCACCGTGCGGCGGCCGCTGACGCTGGCTGGCGAGACCGTCAACGCCCCCGGCAACCCCGCGCAACGCCCGGTGAACGTGATCGGCGTGGACCCAACCCGCGAGGCGCTGCCGCGCACGTTGTCGCACGTGGTGTATTTCGTGCCCGACTCCGCCAAGGCGGAGGCCTTCTACGTCAAGCGCCTCGGCTTCGTCTGCACGGACCGCTTCACCGGCGTGGGCCCCTTCCTGCGCCCGGCCGGCACGAACGACCACCACACGCTGTTCATGATCCAGACCCCGCCGCAGATGAAGGGCGTCGAGCACTTCACCTTCCACATGGGCGGACCGACGGAGGTGATGCTGGCCGGCACTCGCTTCGTCGAGAAGGGCTATCAGTCGTTCTGGGGACCGGGCCGGCACCGCTTCGGCTCCAACTGGTTCTGGTACTTCAACAGCCCGCTCGGCTGCCATGTGGAATACGACGCCGACATGGACCAGCACGATCAGCGATGGTCCGCACGCGAAGCGCCGATGAGCGCCGACGCCTCGCAGCTGTTCCTGTTCCAGCACCGTGCCAAATGGGCACCGGGTGGTCCGCCGCCGCCTGGCGCCCCCGGCAAGCACTGA
- a CDS encoding Rieske (2Fe-2S) protein — protein sequence MSRGVFLCRLDELPDGQSRGFDPLGTGRDTLLVVRRGRDLHAWRDDCPHQPGAPMAWRKDAYLSRDGSRIVCHAHGARFDIATGICTLGPCLGQALTRVPLLLDSADHVYATLEEE from the coding sequence ATGAGTCGCGGGGTCTTCCTGTGCCGGCTCGACGAGCTGCCCGACGGGCAGTCGCGCGGCTTCGATCCGCTGGGCACCGGCCGCGACACCCTGCTGGTGGTGCGCCGGGGCCGCGACCTGCACGCCTGGCGCGATGATTGTCCCCACCAGCCCGGCGCGCCCATGGCCTGGCGCAAGGACGCCTACCTCAGCCGCGACGGCAGCCGCATCGTCTGCCATGCCCACGGCGCGCGGTTCGACATCGCCACCGGCATCTGCACGCTCGGACCTTGTCTGGGGCAGGCACTGACCCGTGTGCCCCTGCTGCTGGATTCCGCTGATCACGTCTACGCCACACTCGAGGAGGAGTGA
- a CDS encoding fumarylacetoacetate hydrolase family protein has translation MGEQARFSIGTFAVAGSPSFPGLVIDEQVVALEALAPLAASLGQPLVGTASVQELLQEWPRNFATLSRVAELIRTGGAPRVASLLVPVSRLQVRAPLPQPRQIYCSGANYRKHVIDLIIDQKSHLTEKMSAEERQAYGEKLMDERAAKGKPFVFFKASSAVVGPYDSVVLPRDVSQADWELELGVVIGRPARRVSRAEALEYVAGYVVVNDLTSRELVYRPDVPQMGMDWMASKSSPTFLPMGPYLVPATFVDNPQDLRVTLKLNGETMQDESTADMIFDVARLIEFISSHVQLLPGDVLCTGSPAGNGTHYNRFLRPGDVLEGSITGLGTQRNPCIVEED, from the coding sequence ATGGGCGAGCAAGCCCGCTTTTCAATCGGTACCTTCGCGGTCGCGGGAAGCCCGTCCTTTCCCGGCCTCGTCATCGACGAACAGGTCGTCGCGCTCGAGGCGCTCGCGCCACTCGCCGCCAGTCTCGGCCAGCCGCTCGTTGGCACCGCCTCCGTCCAGGAGCTCCTCCAGGAGTGGCCGCGCAACTTCGCGACGTTGAGCCGGGTCGCGGAGCTGATCCGCACGGGTGGGGCGCCCCGGGTGGCCTCGCTCCTGGTTCCGGTCAGCAGGCTCCAGGTCCGGGCACCGCTCCCGCAGCCCCGGCAGATCTATTGCTCCGGGGCGAACTACCGCAAGCACGTCATCGATCTCATCATCGACCAGAAGAGCCACCTCACGGAGAAGATGTCCGCCGAGGAGCGCCAGGCCTACGGCGAGAAGCTCATGGACGAGCGCGCGGCGAAGGGCAAGCCGTTCGTCTTCTTCAAGGCCTCGTCCGCGGTGGTGGGCCCCTACGACTCCGTCGTGCTGCCCCGGGACGTGAGCCAGGCCGACTGGGAGCTCGAGCTGGGCGTGGTGATCGGCCGGCCCGCCCGGCGCGTGTCCCGCGCGGAGGCGCTCGAGTACGTCGCCGGCTACGTGGTCGTGAACGACCTCACCAGCCGCGAGCTCGTCTACCGCCCGGACGTTCCGCAGATGGGCATGGATTGGATGGCCAGCAAGAGCTCGCCGACCTTCCTTCCCATGGGTCCCTACCTGGTGCCCGCCACCTTCGTGGACAACCCGCAGGACCTGCGCGTCACGCTCAAGCTCAACGGCGAGACCATGCAGGACGAGAGCACGGCCGACATGATCTTCGACGTCGCGCGCCTCATCGAGTTCATCTCGTCCCACGTCCAGCTGCTGCCGGGAGACGTGCTCTGCACCGGTTCACCCGCTGGCAATGGCACCCACTACAACCGCTTCCTGCGCCCGGGCGATGTCCTGGAGGGCTCCATCACCGGGCTCGGCACCCAGCGCAATCCCTGCATCGTGGAGGAGGACTGA
- a CDS encoding amidohydrolase family protein: MATDRRLVVDLHCHALSLDVERLVADRPEKKAEPQLQLRAQGEASTVHNATVMLPKAMPKLTDIELRLRDMDAMGVDIQVVSPSPNQYYYWADEELAREVVRVQNEHIAALAGGHPRRVVHDPDVLRRLIEVVGASQVVIGTDYPFDMGAYDVQALVDAVPGLSDAERARILGLNAAELLGLNAVETQRT; this comes from the coding sequence ATGGCGACGGACCGACGGCTCGTGGTGGACCTCCACTGCCACGCCCTGAGCCTCGACGTGGAGCGCCTGGTCGCGGACCGGCCGGAGAAGAAGGCGGAGCCGCAGCTGCAACTCCGCGCCCAGGGTGAAGCGTCCACGGTGCACAACGCCACCGTCATGCTCCCGAAGGCGATGCCCAAGCTGACGGACATCGAGCTGCGCCTGCGCGACATGGACGCCATGGGCGTGGACATCCAGGTGGTCAGCCCTTCACCCAACCAGTACTACTACTGGGCGGACGAGGAGCTCGCCCGCGAGGTCGTGCGGGTCCAGAACGAGCACATCGCCGCCCTGGCGGGTGGCCATCCTCGCCGCGTCGTCCACGACCCCGATGTCCTGCGGCGCCTCATCGAGGTCGTCGGAGCCTCGCAGGTGGTGATCGGTACCGACTATCCCTTCGACATGGGCGCATACGACGTCCAGGCATTGGTGGACGCCGTGCCGGGTCTGAGCGACGCGGAACGCGCGCGGATCCTGGGCCTCAACGCGGCCGAGCTGCTGGGCCTGAACGCGGTCGAAACGCAACGAACCTGA
- a CDS encoding FAD-dependent oxidoreductase, translated as MARVRKVLIVGGGIGGLSLASGLRNRGIEVDLVEVKKEWTVYGVGIIQQCNVIRAMAQLGLADRFLGAGFAYENVGFYSAEGALQRMLPGVRAAGPQYPANLGISRLALHRVLSSTAEERGTSIRLGLTVEHLEQDPDGVSVTFTDGSRGRYDLVVGADGLFSKVRSMVFGKELKPRFTGQAVFRHNFKRPPEIDHLAAFYGRHHNAGLCPLSQELMYLFVTSSEPGNPWMPEDQLAELMRDRLKEFGGIIGRLREQIADPKQVVYKPMEVIFVPEPWYRGRVVLIGDAVHATTPHLGQGAGMAIEDAVVLAELLAEDAPVEALLSRFMQRRYERCKFIVESSIQIGDWEMQGASHADRTGIVKKMMEVTAQPI; from the coding sequence ATGGCCCGTGTACGCAAGGTGTTGATCGTCGGTGGTGGGATCGGCGGACTCTCGTTGGCCTCCGGCCTGCGCAACCGTGGCATCGAGGTCGACCTCGTCGAGGTCAAGAAGGAGTGGACCGTCTACGGCGTTGGCATCATCCAACAATGCAACGTCATCCGGGCCATGGCGCAGCTGGGGCTGGCCGACCGCTTCCTCGGCGCGGGGTTCGCCTACGAGAACGTCGGGTTCTACTCGGCGGAGGGGGCGCTTCAGCGGATGCTGCCCGGGGTGCGCGCGGCGGGGCCGCAGTACCCGGCCAACCTGGGCATCTCCCGGCTCGCCCTCCATCGCGTGCTCAGCTCCACGGCGGAGGAGCGGGGGACCTCCATCCGTCTGGGCCTCACGGTCGAGCACCTGGAGCAGGACCCCGACGGCGTGTCGGTCACGTTCACCGACGGCTCGCGGGGCCGGTATGACCTCGTCGTGGGGGCCGACGGGCTCTTCTCCAAGGTCCGGTCCATGGTCTTCGGGAAGGAGCTGAAGCCGCGCTTCACGGGACAGGCGGTCTTCCGTCACAACTTCAAGCGCCCGCCCGAGATCGACCATCTGGCCGCCTTCTACGGGCGTCATCACAACGCCGGGCTCTGCCCCCTGTCGCAGGAGCTGATGTACCTGTTCGTGACCTCCTCGGAGCCTGGGAACCCGTGGATGCCGGAGGACCAGCTCGCGGAGCTCATGAGGGACCGCCTGAAGGAGTTCGGCGGGATCATCGGCCGGCTGCGGGAACAGATCGCCGACCCGAAGCAGGTCGTCTACAAGCCCATGGAGGTGATCTTCGTCCCCGAGCCCTGGTACCGGGGGAGGGTGGTGCTGATCGGCGATGCCGTCCATGCGACGACGCCGCACCTGGGGCAGGGGGCGGGCATGGCCATCGAGGACGCCGTGGTGCTCGCGGAGCTGCTCGCGGAGGACGCACCGGTGGAGGCGCTCCTGTCCCGCTTCATGCAGCGGCGTTACGAGCGCTGCAAGTTCATCGTCGAGAGCTCGATCCAGATCGGTGACTGGGAGATGCAGGGCGCGTCCCACGCCGACCGGACGGGCATCGTGAAGAAGATGATGGAAGTCACGGCCCAGCCCATTTAA